DNA sequence from the Terriglobia bacterium genome:
CCACGAAGGCATAGAGGTCCAGATCCTTGTGGAAGAGGACCAGTGTCATCAGGGCCCCGAATCCGGCAGCGGGAAGACCGGAAAGGATCGTCACAGGATGGATGAAGCTCTCATACAGGATCCCGAGCACGATATAGATCACCACGATGGCTGCAACCAACAGCCACGTAAGGCCACCCATCGAGGATTGAAACGCCTGGGCGGTGCCCTGGAAGCTTGCATTGATGGTCGACGGCAGGGTATTGGCCGCAACACGCTGGACTTCCGTCACGGCATCGCCGATGGCAACCCCGGGTCTGAGATTGAACGAGATGGTCACCGAGGGGAGTTGTCCCAGGTGGTTGATGGAGAAAGGACCGAAACCCCGGGCAACCCCAGAGACGGCATTCAAAGGCACCAGCTGTCCGTTGGTCGACCGGACATAAAGCATGGAGAGAGCCGCCGGGTCCTGCTGGTACCGGTCGTCCAGTTCCAGAATGACATGGTACTGGTTGTTGGGCGCGAGGATCGTCGATATTTGCCGGTCTCCGTAAGCAGTGTAAAGCGCGTCTTCGATCTCGCTCACAGAAACCCCGAGCGCGGATGCCTTGTCCCGGTCGATCTCGATGTTGGCCTGTGGATTTTTAATCAGCAGGTCGCTGGTGACGTCCTGCAAGCCGGGAATCTGGCTGAGCTTTTGCTGCAATTCGGGCGCGTAGCGATAGAGATCGTCAGTGTCGGGACCCTGCAGCGTGTACTGGTACTGGCTCTTGGTCAACTGCCCGCCGATGCGGATCGGCGGCAGGTTCTGCATATAGACATTCATGCCCGGAACCACCGCCAGCTTGGGCCGCAGCTCCTGAATCACCTGATCCACGTTCAGACGGCGTTCCGGATGCGGTTTCAATTGGAGAAACAGGACGCCCGAGTTGATGCCGCCGCCGGGGCCGCCGCCGCCCACGCTAGAGAAGAATGACTTCACGTTGGGATCCTGGCGCAGAATCGCCGCGACTGCCTGCTGGTGCGCTTCCATGGCATCGAATGAGATCCCTTGAGCTGCCTCCGTGAAGGCGAAGATGTTACCTGTGTCCTCGCTGGGAAGGAAGCCCTTCGGAATCGTGACGAGCAGATACAGTGTGGCGGCCAGCACGATGGCGCCGACGGCCGTGGTGAGCACCGGATGGCGCAATACCCTCTTCAGGCTCCATTCATACGCGCGCAGCATCCCGGTAAAAATCCGTTCCGTGGCCATGTAAACACCGCCGTGCCGCTGCTCCCCGGGCGGACGGATGAAGCGGCTGGACATCATGGGCGTCAAGGTCAGCGAGACAATCCCCGACACCAGTATCGCCGAAGTGATGGTCACCGCAAACTCGTGCAGCAGGCGCCCCACGATTCCCCCCAGGAACAGCACCGGGATGAAGACGGCAGCAAGCGAGAGCGTCATCGACAGAATCGTGAAGCTGACTTCGCGCGAGCCGTTGAGCGCCGCCTTCATCGGAGGCTCGCCCATTTCCATGTGGCGCACGATATTCTCGAGCATCACGATGGCATCGTCGACCACGAATCCGACCGACAGGATCAGCGCCATCAGCGAGAGATTGTCGACGCTGTAGTCCAGCAGATACATCACGGCGAAAGTGCCCACGATCGACATCGGCAGCGCCAGGCTGGGGATGACCGTGGCGGAGAGATTGCGCAGGAAGAGGAATATAACCAGCACCACCAGGGCGATGGTCAGGAAAAGCGTGAATCTTACGTCGCTCACCGAGTCTCGGATCCCTTCGGAACGATCGTACAGTACCGAGAGATCAACCGAGGCCGGCATTTGGGCGCGGAAGGAAGGGAGCAGTTGCCGGATGCCATCCACGACTTCCACGGTGTTCGTACCGGGCTGGCGCTGAATGGCGAGTACGATGGCGGGCGTGTCGATATACCAGCTCGCGAGCTTGTCGTTTTCCACGCTGTCGAACACGCGGCCGAGGTCACCAAGACGCACGGGCGAGCCGTTGCGGTAGGCTACGATCAGGGGCCGGTATTGTGCCGCTTCGGTCAGCTGGCCGTTCGCCTCGACCGTGAATGCCTCGTTCTTCCCCCAGAGCGTCCCGGTCGGCAAATTCACGTTAGCTTTCTGAATTGCGTTCGAAACCTCGTCGATGCCGATGCCGCGCGTAGCAAGCGCTTGCGGATCAACCTGCACGCGCACCGCATACTTCTGCGAGCCGAAGACCTGAACCTGGGCCACGCCGCTCACCATGGAGATGCGCTGCGCCATAAGCGTCTCCGCGTACTCGTCCACCTGGGACATGGGCAGCGTCGGCGACGTCAGCGACATGTAGAGAATCGGCTGGTCGGCAGGGTTGACCTTCTGATATGTAGGAGGGCTAGGCATGTCCTGAGGCAACTGGCCCAGCGTCTTGGCGATCGCCGCTTGCACGTCCTGGGCGGCCGCGTCAATGTTCCGGCTGAGGTTGAATTGGATCGTGATCGAAGTGCGGCCGAGATTGCTGGTCGAGGTCATCGAGTCAATGCCCGCGATCGTCGAAAACTGCTTCTCCAGCGGCGT
Encoded proteins:
- a CDS encoding multidrug efflux RND transporter permease subunit, which codes for MNISEFFIRRPVATSLIMAAILFFGIFGYRLLPVSDLPNVDYPTIAVGAALPGASPDTMASAVATPLEKQFSTIAGIDSMTSTSNLGRTSITIQFNLSRNIDAAAQDVQAAIAKTLGQLPQDMPSPPTYQKVNPADQPILYMSLTSPTLPMSQVDEYAETLMAQRISMVSGVAQVQVFGSQKYAVRVQVDPQALATRGIGIDEVSNAIQKANVNLPTGTLWGKNEAFTVEANGQLTEAAQYRPLIVAYRNGSPVRLGDLGRVFDSVENDKLASWYIDTPAIVLAIQRQPGTNTVEVVDGIRQLLPSFRAQMPASVDLSVLYDRSEGIRDSVSDVRFTLFLTIALVVLVIFLFLRNLSATVIPSLALPMSIVGTFAVMYLLDYSVDNLSLMALILSVGFVVDDAIVMLENIVRHMEMGEPPMKAALNGSREVSFTILSMTLSLAAVFIPVLFLGGIVGRLLHEFAVTITSAILVSGIVSLTLTPMMSSRFIRPPGEQRHGGVYMATERIFTGMLRAYEWSLKRVLRHPVLTTAVGAIVLAATLYLLVTIPKGFLPSEDTGNIFAFTEAAQGISFDAMEAHQQAVAAILRQDPNVKSFFSSVGGGGPGGGINSGVLFLQLKPHPERRLNVDQVIQELRPKLAVVPGMNVYMQNLPPIRIGGQLTKSQYQYTLQGPDTDDLYRYAPELQQKLSQIPGLQDVTSDLLIKNPQANIEIDRDKASALGVSVSEIEDALYTAYGDRQISTILAPNNQYHVILELDDRYQQDPAALSMLYVRSTNGQLVPLNAVSGVARGFGPFSINHLGQLPSVTISFNLRPGVAIGDAVTEVQRVAANTLPSTINASFQGTAQAFQSSMGGLTWLLVAAIVVIYIVLGILYESFIHPVTILSGLPAAGFGALMTLVLFHKDLDLYAFVGVILLIGIVKKNAIMMIDFALEAQRKGGKSPADAIFQGCVIRFRPIMMTTMAALMGSLPIALGFGAGAETRRPLGLAVCGGLLFSQLVTLYITPVVYTYMESFQEFVRKHSRRRVRFDMAEPELVGDGSRPTLPEKAR